The Cellulophaga sp. RHA19 genome includes the window CTGGAGTATCTAAAATATTTATTTTCTTATCCTTATATATAAAGGCAAGTACAGACGTGGCTACAGATATACCTCTCTGTCTTTCAATTTCCATAAAGTCACTGGTAGCAGATTTCTTTATTTTATTGTTCTTAACCGCTCCTGCTTCTTGTATAGCACCACCAAAAAGTAATAGCTTTTCTGTTAGTGTTGTTTTACCAGCATCAGGGTGAGATATAATACCAAAAGTTCTTCTCTTTTGTATTTCTTTTTCAAAACTCATTTAAAAAAATTTGTTGCAAAAGTACGGTAAATAATAGTATGCTAATAACTCTGTTAATAAATACTGAGGTCTTATGTTACATAAATAAGAGTGTTTTTATATTTTCGACGAACTGCTTTTTTTATAAGATTACGAATTTTAATAAAAAACGGTTTTGACTTTTTTTTGTTAAATTTTTTTAACTAAAAGTTAAAAAATTAACATTTAAACGATTAAATTTGCGCTTCAAAGAACGGATGCAACATATGATATCAAATTTAATGTAGTATTTAAAAATAACTTTAACTTAGCATCCAGTTTAAGCAAGAAGTCCCAAAATCTTTTAGGTATAAACTTAACAAACAATGCCATGGTGATTAGTAACACTAACTATCATTTATGGAAAATTTTACTTTAGTATTAAACAGGTCCCTGTACAAAAAGAGGACTCCTCTGTTTACTTTTTTAGTTGTATTTATATTCTCTTCATTCACTGTTTACGCGGATTTTGCTCCAGGCGTAGATACAGATGGTGATGGCATTTTTGATCACATCGATATTGATGATGACAATGACGGTATTTTAGATACAAAAGAAGGAGAAACAGCAGATTTTGATAAAGACGGAATACCAAATAGTTTAGATATTGATTCTGATAACGATGGTATTTTAGACAACTTAGAAGCACAATTGTCAGTTGGTTATATAAAGCCAAGTGGTATAGATTCTGACGGAAATGGTTTAGATGATGCTTACGAATCTTGTCCTGGAGGAGGTGAAGGCTTGTCTCCTGTTGATACAGACGGAGATACTAGAAAAGATTATTTAGATATTGATTCTGATAATGACGGTATATTGGATAATGTAGAAGCTCAGTCTACAAATGAATTTACCGCACCTTGTGGTATGGATTCTGATCCAAAGAATGGTTTAGATGATCATTATGAAGACTACTGTGGTACAGGTCAAGGAATTACACCTGTTGATACTGATGGTGATTCTCATCCAGATTTTAGAGATATAGATTCTGATGATGATGGTATTATAGATAATATAGAAGCACAAACTACAGACGGCTACGTTGCTCCAATTAATAAAGATGTTAATTGTGATGGTTTAGATGATGCTTACCAAAGTTGTCCTGGTTTGGGGCTAACACCTGTTGATACTGATGGAGACAAGAAACCAGATTTTAGAGATATAGATTCTGATAATGATGGTATTGTAGACAATGTTGAAGCTCAAGGAGGTAATACTATTGTACATCCTTGCACTTTTGATACAGATGGTAATGGTTTAGATGATGCTTATGAAACTACACCTGGATCAGGAGAAGGTATTACACCAACAAATTCAGATTCAGATTCTAATCCAGACTTTAGAGACATAGACGCAGATAACGATGGTATTCCAGACAACGTAGAAGGACAAACTACTGACGGTTATATAGCACCAAGCGGAAACGATTCAGATATGGATGGTTTAGATGATGCTTATGAAGGATCAGGAGACGAGGGAATTACACCAAATAATCACGATGGTGAGGATACACGAGATTACATTGATTTAGATAGTGATAATGACACAGTTCCAGATAATAATGAGGGTAACGACTTTAACTTTGACGGTATTCCAGATCAGACATTTACAGGAGTAGATACAGATGGTGATGGTTTGGATGATGGTTATGAAGGATCAGATGTAAACGATGGTTTTGATGTAAATGATGAGATCAATGATCCAGCAAATGATTTACCAGATACAGATGGTACAGAAGATGTTAACTACAGAGATTTAGATGACGACGGAGACGGAATAAACACGCCAGATGAAGATGCAGATGGTAATGGTGACCCAACCAATGATGATTCAGATAATGATGGTACACCAGATTATTTAGACCCTACAGATGACAGAAAAGATACAGACGGCGACGGTGTTCCAGATGCAGTAGATTTAGATGACGATAACGATGGTATTTTAGATGCAGTAGAAGATCCAAACTTAGATGGCGATAATGACCCGTTAACTAATCCTGCAGATACAGATGGTGATGGCATACCAAACCATTTAGATATAGACGCAGATAACGATGGTATTCCAGACAACGTAGAAGGACAAACAACAGAAGATTACATAGCACCAAGCGGAAACGATTCAGATATGGATGGTTTAGATGATGCTTATGAAGGATCAGGAGACGAAGGAATTACGCCAAATAATCACGATGGTGAGGATACACCAGATTACATTGATTTAGATAGTGATAATGACACAGTTCCAGATAACAATGAGGGTAACGACTTTAATTTTGATGGAGTTCCAGATCAGACATTTACAGGAGTAGATACCGATGGTGATGGTTTAGATGATGGATATGAAGGATCAGACGTAAACGATGGTTTTGATGTAAATGACGAGATCAACGATCCAGCAAATGATTTACCAGATACAGATGGTACAGAAGATGTTAACTACAGAGATTTGGATGACGACGGAGACGGAATAAACACGCCAGATGAAGATGCAGATGGTAATGGTGACCCAACCAATGATGATTCAGATAATGATGGTACACCAGATTATTTAGACCCTACAGATGACAGAAAAGATACAGACGGCGACGGTGTTCCAGATGCAGTAGATTTAGATGACGATAACGATGGTATTTTAGATGCAGTAGAAGATCCAAACTTAGATGGCGATAATGACCCGTTAACTAATCCTGCAGATACAGATGGTGATGGCATACCAAACCATTTAGATATAGACGCAGATAACGATGGTATTCCAGACAACGTAGAAGGACAAACAACAGAAGATTACATAGCACCAAGCGGAAACGATTCAGATATGGATGGTTTAGATGATGCTTATGAAGGATCAGGAGACGAAGGAATTACGCCAAATAATCACGATGGTGAGGATACACCAGATTACATTGATTTAGATAGTGATAATGACACAGTTCCAGATAATAATGAGGGTAACGACTTTAACTTTGACGGTATTCCAGATCAGACATTTACAGGAGTAGATACAGATGGTGATGGTTTGGATGATGGTTATGAAGGATCAGATGTAAACGATGGTTTTGATGTAAATGATGAGATCAATGATCCAGCAAATGATTTACCAGATACAGATGGTACAGAAGATGTTAACTACAGAGATTTAGATGACGACGGAGACGGAATAAACACGCCAGATGAAGATGCAGATGGTAATGGTGACCCAACCAATGATGATTCAGATAATGATGGTACACCAGATTATTTAGACCCTACAGATGACAGAAAAGATACAGACGGCGACGGTGTTCCAGA containing:
- a CDS encoding gliding motility-associated C-terminal domain-containing protein, which gives rise to MENFTLVLNRSLYKKRTPLFTFLVVFIFSSFTVYADFAPGVDTDGDGIFDHIDIDDDNDGILDTKEGETADFDKDGIPNSLDIDSDNDGILDNLEAQLSVGYIKPSGIDSDGNGLDDAYESCPGGGEGLSPVDTDGDTRKDYLDIDSDNDGILDNVEAQSTNEFTAPCGMDSDPKNGLDDHYEDYCGTGQGITPVDTDGDSHPDFRDIDSDDDGIIDNIEAQTTDGYVAPINKDVNCDGLDDAYQSCPGLGLTPVDTDGDKKPDFRDIDSDNDGIVDNVEAQGGNTIVHPCTFDTDGNGLDDAYETTPGSGEGITPTNSDSDSNPDFRDIDADNDGIPDNVEGQTTDGYIAPSGNDSDMDGLDDAYEGSGDEGITPNNHDGEDTRDYIDLDSDNDTVPDNNEGNDFNFDGIPDQTFTGVDTDGDGLDDGYEGSDVNDGFDVNDEINDPANDLPDTDGTEDVNYRDLDDDGDGINTPDEDADGNGDPTNDDSDNDGTPDYLDPTDDRKDTDGDGVPDAVDLDDDNDGILDAVEDPNLDGDNDPLTNPADTDGDGIPNHLDIDADNDGIPDNVEGQTTEDYIAPSGNDSDMDGLDDAYEGSGDEGITPNNHDGEDTPDYIDLDSDNDTVPDNNEGNDFNFDGVPDQTFTGVDTDGDGLDDGYEGSDVNDGFDVNDEINDPANDLPDTDGTEDVNYRDLDDDGDGINTPDEDADGNGDPTNDDSDNDGTPDYLDPTDDRKDTDGDGVPDAVDLDDDNDGILDAVEDPNLDGDNDPLTNPADTDGDGIPNHLDIDADNDGIPDNVEGQTTEDYIAPSGNDSDMDGLDDAYEGSGDEGITPNNHDGEDTPDYIDLDSDNDTVPDNNEGNDFNFDGIPDQTFTGVDTDGDGLDDGYEGSDVNDGFDVNDEINDPANDLPDTDGTEDVNYRDLDDDGDGINTPDEDADGNGDPTNDDSDNDGTPDYLDPTDDRKDTDGDGVPDAVDLDDDNDGILDAVEDPNLDGDNDPLTDPADTDGDGIPNHLDIDADNDGIPDNVEGQTTEDYIAPSGNDSDMDGLDDAYEGSGDEGITPNNHDGEDTPDYIDLNSDNDTVPDNNEGNDFNFDGVPDQTFTGVDTDGDGLDDGYEGSDVNDGFDVNDEINDPANDLPDTDGTEDVNYRDLDDDGDGINTPDEDADGNGDPTNDDSDNDGTPDYLDPTDDRKDTDGDGVPDAVDLDDDNDGILDAVEDPNLDGDNDPLTNPADTDGDGIPNHLDIDADNDGIPDNVEGQTTEDYIAPSGNDSDMDGLDDAYEGSGDEGITPNNHDGEDTPDYIDLDSDNDTVPDNNEGNDFNFDGIPDQTFTGVDTDGDGLDDGYEGSDVNDGFDVNDEINDPANDLPDTDGTEDVNYRDLDDDGDGINTPDEDADGNGDPTNDDSDNDGTPDYLDPMDDTPGVDTDGDGVPDAVDLDDDNDGILDVVEDENIDGDNDPLTNPADTDGDGIPNHLDIDADDDGIPDNVEAQTTDGYIAPNNDDAATYLANDGVNSAYLDGLTPNNHDGEDTPDYIDLDSDNDTVPDNNEGNDFNFDGIPDQTYTTIDTDGDGLDDGYEGSDVNDGFDVNDEINDPVNDLPDTDGTEDVNYRDLDDDGDGINTPDEDANGDGNPTNDDADGDGTPDYLDPDNTPDENAVVVMQMVTPNSDGKNDFLWIDNVELVPNNTLRIYNRWGIVIFEADGYNNINNVFDGKSKGRSTVKAGEVLPSGVYYYIFNYEQNGNNNTDSGYLYVSK